In a single window of the Alosa sapidissima isolate fAloSap1 chromosome 18, fAloSap1.pri, whole genome shotgun sequence genome:
- the ache gene encoding acetylcholinesterase produces the protein MKTSSVILLHLVLLALFACRSFAQNEAEVVVTTRQGRVQGVRLPVPDHGHVVAFLGIPFAEPPLGKRRFRRAEPKKPWNDVFEAKEYPNACYQYVDKSWPGFPGSEMWNPNRMMSEDCLYLNVWVPASPRPHNLTVMVWIYGGGFYSGSSSLDVYDGRYLANTEKVVVVSMNYRIGAFGFLALHGSSEAPGNVGLLDQRLALQWVQDNIQFFGGNPKQVTIFGESAGGASVGMHLLSPDSRPTFTRAILQSGVPNCPWATVSPAEARRRATLLAKLVGCQFSNDTEMVDCLRNRPPQELIDHEFQVLPYSSLFRFSFVPLIDGVVLPDTPDTMLSSGNFKDTQILLGVNQDEGSYFLLYGAPGFSKDNESLISREDFLEGVKMSVPHANDIGLEAVVLQYTDWMDENNPLKNRDAMDDIVGDHNVICPLQHFARAYAQYNAMHSQAGQPGQGAGAFTWGNSGAESNNGGNSQGAIYLYLFDHRASNLAWPEWMGVIHGYEIEFVFGLPLEKRLNYTLEEDKLSRRMMRYWANFARTGNPNLNPDGSFDRRRWPQFTNTDQKHVGLNTQPMKIYKGLRTQMCALWNRFLPRLLNITDNIDEAERQWKMEFHRWSSYMMHWKSQFDHYSKQERCTDL, from the exons ATGAAGACTTCCAGCGTCATCCTTCTGCACCTCGTCCTCCTTGCACTCTTCGCCTGCCGCTCTTTCGCTCAGAATGAGGCAGAAGTCGTGGTTACAACGCGTCAGGGACGCGTCCAGGGAGTCCGTCTCCCTGTGCCAGACCACGGTCACGTCGTAGCCTTCCTGGGCATCCCCTTTGCCGAGCCCCCGCTGGGTAAGAGACGCTTCCGGCGAGCCGAGCCAAAGAAGCCCTGGAATGATGTATTTGAAGCCAAAGAGTACCCCAATGCCTGCTACCAGTATGTGGATAAGTCTTGGCCTGGCTTTCCTGGCAGTGAGATGTGGAACCCAAACCGAATGATGAGCGAGGACTGCCTCTACCTCAACGTATGGGTACCAGCCTCTCCCAGGCCACACAACCTGACTGTAATGGTGTGGATCTATGGAGGAGGTTTCTACAGTGGCTCCTCCTCCCTGGACGTCTATGATGGCCGTTACCTGGCAAACACAGAGAAGGTTGTTGTGGTCTCCATGAACTACCGAATAGGTGCATTCGGGTTCCTTGCCCTTCATGGTTCTTCTGAAGCACCTGGTAATGTGGGTCTCTTGGATCAGCGCCTAGCCCTCCAGTGGGTCCAAGACAACATCCAGTTCTTTGGAGGCAACCCAAAGCAAGTGACCATCTTCGGCGAGAGTGCCGGTGGGGCATCGGTAGGGATGCACCTCTTGTCCCCAGACAGTCGTCCAACGTTCACCCGTGCTATCTTGCAGAGTGGGGTCCCCAACTGCCCATGGGCTACAGTCAGCCCAGCTGAAGCCCGCAGGAGGGCCACCCTGTTGGCTAAGTTGGTTGGCTGCCAGTTCAGTAATGACACAGAGATGGTGGACTGCCTGAGGAACAGGCCCCCCCAGGAACTGATTGACCACGAATTCCAGGTTCTCCCTTACAGCAGCCTCTTCCGGTTCTCCTTCGTTCCCCTGATCGACGGAGTTGTTCTGCCCGACACACCAGACACCATGCTCAGTTCGGGCAACTTCAAAGACACTCAGATCTTGCTTGGTGTCAATCAGGATGAAGGGTCATACTTCTTACTCTATGGTGCCCCAGGATTCAGCAAAGATAACGAGAGTCTCATCTCACGGGAGGACTTCCTGGAGGGAGTAAAGATGAGTGTCCCACATGCCAATGACATTGGCCTGGAAGCAGTGGTGTTGCAGTATACTGACTGGATGGATGAGAATAACCCCTTAAAAAACCGAGATGCTATGGACGACATTGTGGGTGACCACAACGTGATCTGTCCACTCCAGCACTTTGCCCGAGCATATGCTCAGTACAATGCTATGCATTCCCAAGCTGGACAACCAGGCCAGGGGGCAGGAGCTTTTACTTGGGGAAATTCAGGGGCCGAATCCAATAATGGTGGAAACTCACAAG GTGCCATATATCTTTATCTGTTTGACCATCGGGCATCCAACCTGGCTTGGCCAGAGTGGATGGGCGTTATTCATGGGTATGAAATTGAATTTGTGTTCGGACTTCCCTTGGAGAAGAGACTGAATTACACGTTAGAGGAAGACAAACTGAGTCGACGAATGATGAGATATTGGGCTAACTTCGCTCGCACTGG AAATCCCAATCTCAATCCAGATGGCAGTTTTGACAGGAGGAGGTGGCCGCAGTTCACAAACACTGATCAGAAGCACGTGGGACTGAACACTCAACCAATGAAAATTTACAAAGGCCTGAGGACACAAATGTGTGCCTTGTGGAACCGGTTCCTCCCTCGCCTTCTCAACATCACTG ATAACATTGATGAAGCCGAGCGACAGTGGAAAATGGAGTTCCATCGTTGGAGCTCTTACATGATGCACTGGAAGAGCCAGTTTGATCACTACAGCAAGCAGGAGCGCTGCACTGATCTCTAA
- the snapc2 gene encoding snRNA-activating protein complex subunit 2, with protein MKPPTRTTRSTKSGAQWLKRKPNLKTKTNQDSNSDKKWQPGEVKNILTALRQQYKCGLDDIDTHALQERVPKRSVQEVESLLKSLKQSVAKKVFYQLKKQRKNEQEQMTPIQVWTELMERIAGSHEEKMSSAFSRMLVIAGTEPCNLKHSDPPRDFETPSSATTRVQPISRFFTIGSRLKSGAQMSSTADAQRLSGNGGVSNPNVSHQDKDNHLLSMPSLSSSMSTKTVVSGGSSSITGAIPSPSAAQRTQTTAVIENAQSSIIQNNSVPSDLSTTSSSSTSSRLSQQTGNNQGGNSSQGNPSQSDRAENTVDFEKIHTFLSAATKKDSKCSLTAMESAVVLDLIMSLPEELPLLDCQSLQDHFLQVYSRLTTPVIKTSSGIETEEPTDVPQAAKMNLNWENVGICPLNPLVVPLSLLTRKSDKDS; from the exons ATGAAGCCCCCCACCCGAACCACCAGGTCCACGAAGTCCGGTGCTCAGTGGTTGAAAAGGAAACCAAACCTAAAGACGAAAACCAATCAAGATTCCAATTCAGATAAAAAATGGCAACCCGGAGAAGTCAAGAACATTTTAACAGCACTCCGACAACAATACAAATGTGGTCTAGATGACATAGACACGCATGCTCTCCAAGAGCGCGTGCCTAAACGTTCAGTTCAGGAG GTGGAATCATTACTGAAGTCTCTGAAGCAGAGTGTTGCGAAAAAAGTGTTCTATCAACtgaagaaacagagaaagaatgagCAGGAACAAATGACTCCTATCCAGGTGTGGACTGAGTTGATGGAGAGAATTGCTGGAAGTCACGAAGAAAAAATGTCTTCAGCATTCTCTCGG ATGCTGGTAATAGCGGGAACAGAGCCCTGCAATCTTAAGCACTCAGACCCACCCCGTGACTTTGAAACCCCATCATCAGCCACCACAAGGGTACAGCCGATTTCAAGGTTTTTCACCATCGGTAGCCGCTTGAAATCTGGTGCCCAGATGAGTTCCACTGCTGATGCACAGCGGCTTTCAGGAAACGGGGGTGTTTCAAATCCCAATGTTTCTCATCAGGACAAGGACAACCACCTGCTCTCTATGCCATCTTTGAGTTCTAGCATGTCCACCAAGACAGTAGTCTCAGGTGGCTCATCATCAATCACTGGTGCAATACCGTCCCCCTCTGCAGCACAGCGTACCCAGACTACTGCAGTGATTGAAAATGCACAGTCGTCAATTATACAAAACAACTCAGTCCCGTCAGATCTGTCCACCACCTCCTCGTCCTCAACATCATCTCGACTCAGCCAACAGACAGGGAACAATCAGGGGGGTAATTCCAGCCAAGGCAACCCTTCTCAGTCTGACAGAGCGGAGAACACAGTAGACTTTGAAAAGATTCATACGTTCCTCAGCGCAGCCACTAAGAAGGACAGCAAGTGCTCCCTCACAGCGATGG AGAGTGCAGTGGTTTTGGACCTCATCATGTCTCTGCCCGAGGAGCTCCCTCTGTTGGACTGTCAGAGTCTGCAGGATCACTTCTTGCAGGTCTACTCACGGCTAACCACTCCTGTCATCAAAACCTCGTCGGGCATTGAGACGGAAGAGCCTACTGACGTGCCTCAGGCGGCCAAAATGAACCTGAACTGGGAGAATGTGGGCATTTGTCCTCTCAATCCTTTAGTGGTGCCCTTATCTCTTTTAACACGAAAAAGTGACAAAGACTCGTGA